In a single window of the Littorina saxatilis isolate snail1 linkage group LG5, US_GU_Lsax_2.0, whole genome shotgun sequence genome:
- the LOC138967698 gene encoding relaxin receptor 2-like, translating to MLFSFHPEGRPPEKLGNGLFNCSVDHYPTFRQHLDCNLEPECHGGQDETQHCPFSSPACEGKVASGDRCFVYVSRTVLTEFRTTQLHAYDEMRRYCRQLGGSLVTIRSEAERVEFVNMFQTEYASDCAFPGNNVTLSDWKGRSIHPETVASVGMFLCDDGVTRIPFSLVCDFRSDCEDDSDELFCKHPVCDGFQCANGQCVEYLMRCDLLSDCVDGSDEDGCFDSSYTEVVGPTPKPPGIITLDGKGSFSFIAIKPNESCPTTHYRCPGEMDYCLPVYTRCNGFYDCLGREDEESCEEATCPGFYRCRASSVCVHPDHLCDGWPQCPQRDDELFCNMTCPEGCMCQGRASVCRQPLSVSSFLELRYVDAGGSRMTLSDADGVVYLIHLSLASCGLTRLTSLHLPNLRYMDLSHNSLQTINMTVFLSVLNLKTLTLAGNPLNNLYSAPSGLQHTTLSTIDLSKTSLELFESKPFSDFLALRHLNLSHTKIRTIGRDGFHFTQSVNNLDLTGSPVAYFEADLYQGLENIENIRSDNYKLCCERLLPSHFPKQSCFAPQDEISTCEDLLPSATYRGCLWLIGFMSVAGNAIGFAMRTCVQKTFLKSGFAMFVIHLSLSDFLMGVYMAIVGVADELFRGNYLFYDLTWTQSVGCKVAGFLSLLSNEVSALIILLITFDRFIVIRFPFSQFRFGKYSASAACLAAWTVGVVLAAIPLLPVTAHWEFYSQTGICIPLPVTRQDFQGRGYSLGVVVVLNFILFLLVAAGQAVIFWSVKQNTMTTSESSNKSRDMAVARRLITVALTDFFCWFPIGVCGLLALAGVPIPGEVNVAMAIFVLPINSALNPFLYTLNMIAEKRHRKSEEKLLRLLESVSEMASCPL from the exons ATGCTCTTCTCCTTCCATCCCGAGGGCAGGCCACCAGAGAAGCTGGGGAACGGTTTGTTCAACTGCTCCGTTGACCACTATCCTACCTTCCGACAGCATCTGGACTGTAACCTGGAGCCAGAGTGCCACGGAGGACAGGATGAAACACAGCACTGTCCCTTCAGCAGCCCCGCTTGCGAGGGTAAAGTGGCTTCAGGCGACAGGTGTTTTGTGTACGTGAGCCGAACTGTCCTGACAGAGTTCCGAACAACACAGTTGCACGCTTACGACGAGATGCGAAGATACTGTCGTCAACTGGGCGGCAGTTTGGTCACCATAAGAAGCGAGGCTGAGCGGGTTGAGTTTGTGAACATGTTTCAG ACTGAGTATGCGTCTGACTGTGCATTTCCCGGCAACAACGTCACACTATCAGACTGGAAAGGACGCAGCATTCACCCAGAGACCGTTGCGTCAGTGGGCATGTTCTTGTGTGACGATGGTGTCACCAGAATCCCTTTCAGTCTGGTGTGTGACTTTAGGTCCGACTGTGAGGACGACTCCGACGAGTTGTTTTGCAAGCATCCCGTTTGTGACGGCTTCCAGTGCGCGAATGGTCAGTGCGTGGAGTACTTAATGCGCTGCGATTTATTATCAGACTGTGTTGATGGGTCCGATGAAGACGGGTGCTTTGACAGTAGTTATACGGAGGTCGTCGGGCCAACACCCAAGCCCCCTGGTATCATAACACTGGACGGAAAGGGAAGTTTTAGTTTCATCGCGATAAAACCCAACGAATCTTGTCCCACCACTCACTATCGCTGTCCAGGCGAGATGGACTACTGCCTGCCTGTCTACACGCGCTGTAACGGCTTTTACGACTGTCTGGGCCGTGAGGACGAGGAGAGTTGTGAAGAGGCGACATGTCCAGGGTTCTACCGCTGTCGTGCGTCCAGCGTGTGTGTGCACCCTGACCACCTGTGTGACGGCTGGCCCCAGTGTCCGCAGCGTGACGACGAGCTGTTCTGCAACATGACCTGTCCTGAAGGATGTATGTGTCAAGGTCGTGCTTCTGTATGCAGGCAGCCTCTCTCCGTCAGCTCTTTCCTCGAACTGCGCTATGTGGACGCTGGTGGGTCAAGAATGACACTGTCTGACGCGGATGGTGTTGTTTACCTCATCCATCTCAGCCTGGCCAGCTGTGGCTTGACTCGTCTCACTTCCCTTCACCTTCCCAACCTGCGCTACATGGACCTCAGCCACAACAGCCTACAAACCATCAACATGACTGTTTTTCTTTCCGTGCTTAATCTTAAAACGCTCACGCTTGCTGGAAACCCTCTGAACAATCTTTACAGCGCTCCTTCCGGActacaacacacaacacttaGCACTATCGATCTCTCGAAAACGTCGCTGGAATTGTTTGAAAGCAAACCTTTCTCGGATTTTCTGGCACTACGGCACTTAAACCTGTCTCACACCAAGATTCGCACGATTGGCAGGGACGGGTTTCATTTCACCCAGAGCGTTAATAATCTTGACCTGACAGGCAGTCCCGTGGCATACTTTGAAGCGGACCTTTACCAAGGTCTTGAGAACATCGAGAACATTCGCAGCGATAACTACAAACTGTGCTGTGAGCGTCTACTGCCGAGCCATTTTCCAAAGCAGTCTTGTTTCGCCCCACAGGACGAGATATCTACGTGCGAAGACCTCTTGCCGTCAGCGACGTACCGTGGGTGTCTCTGGCTCATCGGCTTCATGTCCGTAGCTGGCAACGCCATCGGTTTTGCCATGCGTACCTGTGTGCAGAAAACGTTCTTAAAGAGCGGCTTCGCCATGTTTGTCATCCATCTGAGCCTGTCGGACTTCCTGATGGGTGTGTACATGGCAATAGTAGGGGTGGCGGACGAGCTGTTCCGGGGCAACTACCTGTTCTACGACTTGACCTGGACACAGAGCGTGGGCTGCAAGGTGGCCGGCTTTCTGTCGCTCTTGTCCAACGAGGTGTCCGCCCTTATCATCCTGCTCATCACGTTTGACCGCTTCATCGTCATCCGCTTTCCCTTCAGCCAGTTTCGTTTCGGCAAGTATTCGGCGTCAGCAGCTTGCCTGGCCGCGTGGACGGTGGGAGTTGTGTTGGCCGCAATACCACTCTTGCCTGTCACAGCACACTGGGAGTTCTACAGCCAGACCGGCATCTGCATTCCCTTACCAGTCACCAGACAGGACTTTCAAGGTCGGGGCTACTCGCTGGGTGTCGTGGTCGTTCTCAACTTTATCCTCTTCCTTCTCGTGGCGGCTGGCCAGGCAGTCATCTTCTGGTCGGTGAAGCAAAACACCATGACGACTTCGGAATCCAGCAACAAGTCGCGCGACATGGCTGTGGCCCGCAGGCTCATCACTGTTGCCCTCACGGACTTTTTCTGCTGGTTCCCCATCGGTGTTTGCGGCTTGCTGGCGCTGGCTGGCGTTCCCATTCCTGGCGAAGTCAACGTGGCCATGGCCATCTTCGTGTTGCCCATCAACTCGGCGCTTAACCCCTTCCTCTACACGCTCAACATGATAGCCGAAAAGCGTCATAGGAAAAGCGAAGAAAAGCTTCTCAGGCTTTTGGAGTCTGTGTCAGAAATGGCCTCCTGTCCGTTGTGA